A region from the bacterium genome encodes:
- a CDS encoding four helix bundle protein has protein sequence MDSFRELRVWKLSMDLAIFTYKITQKYPKHELFGLSSQMRRAAVSIPSNIAEGFGRQSTKEYLHHLSFAQGSISELETQIELSFRLTYIDEANYVALLELCDHVGKLLTNQKKSLRKHLTESDPQT, from the coding sequence ATGGACAGTTTTCGTGAACTTAGAGTTTGGAAGCTATCGATGGATTTAGCGATATTCACGTATAAAATCACACAAAAGTATCCCAAACATGAGTTGTTCGGATTATCGTCACAAATGCGGCGGGCTGCGGTATCAATTCCCTCCAACATTGCCGAAGGATTTGGACGTCAATCAACCAAAGAGTATCTACATCATCTTTCGTTCGCTCAAGGTTCGATTTCGGAGTTGGAAACTCAAATCGAGTTGTCGTTTAGACTAACATACATTGATGAAGCAAACTACGTAGCGTTACTCGAATTATGTGATCATGTCGGAAAACTCCTTACCAATCAGAAGAAGTCACTTCGTAAGCATCTCACAGAAAGCGATCCGCAAACATAG